Proteins found in one Aethina tumida isolate Nest 87 chromosome 1, icAetTumi1.1, whole genome shotgun sequence genomic segment:
- the LOC109608372 gene encoding NEDD8-conjugating enzyme UBE2F — MITLSQRLKRKSQNDEQSGSNRASIRDRLLVKEAQEMSQLLPSCCTVNYASENDLGLFTLIVKPTEGFWEGGTFKFEINVTEEYNMVPPVVKCLTKLWHPNITESGEVCLSLLRRHSVDGMGWSPTRRLKDVVWGLNALFTDLLNFDDPLNVEAAEMYRNSKEEFKIKVMEYVAHYAQE; from the exons ATGATTACGCTGTCGCAGCGTTTGAAGCGCAAATCACAGAATGACGAACAATCAGGTTCCAATAGGGCCTCAATCAGAGACAGACTGTTAGTGAAGGAGGCACAGGAAATGTCCCAGTTGCTTCCGTCGTGTTGCACTGTAAATTACGCTAGTGAAAATGACCTAGGTCTTTTTACATTGATAGTCAAGCCAACTGAAGGTTTCTGGGAAGGAGGGACTTTTAAGTTCGAAATAAATGTCACTGAGGAGTATAATATGGTT CCTCCCGTAGTGAAATGTCTTACAAAGTTGTGGCACCCCAATATAACTGAGTCAGGGGAAGTTTGCCTGTCACTACTGAGACGTCATAGCGTAGATGGAATGGGGTGGTCTCCAACAAGACGCCTAAAAGATGTCGTCTGGGGTCTAAACGCACTATTCACA GATCTCTTGAATTTTGATGACCCTTTAAACGTGGAGGCTGCTGAGATGTACCGTAACTCTAAGGaagagtttaaaattaaggtcATGGAATATGTGGCCCATTATGCCCAAGAGTGA